The Desulfonatronovibrio hydrogenovorans DSM 9292 genome includes a window with the following:
- a CDS encoding MlaD family protein — protein MRTSPNYYTIGIFVTIGLILVLGFLIILGAGAIWRERVLIETYVDESIQGIDVGSHVKMRGVQIGNVEHISFVNIKYPEALLTEKRYVLLEISLSLKAFGDVTPEELETFLEQEAKKGLRVRMLPMGITGSSYIEIDYLDPVRHPPLPINWSPENTYVPSAPGTFTRLEETFESLSNTMAKLEQVDFRSTLDHLDELIVSLTATVKSLDLDHMTTQANLFMDELRETNLRISGILGPSSQQMAQDINIYNILSDTSHVMGDIRKGFERLGMDQEDGTLDQLFQTIANLSQATEDLPRTMQSIREAADAMHQGSAGFNRMTRRAHSLMASQNQKIEAILRDMEVTTRNLMDLTTDARRYPSYFLFGDKPLESDPR, from the coding sequence ATGAGAACAAGCCCCAACTACTACACCATCGGCATTTTTGTGACCATCGGCCTGATCCTGGTCCTGGGATTTCTGATCATTCTGGGAGCCGGAGCCATTTGGCGGGAACGGGTGCTAATTGAGACTTATGTGGACGAGTCCATCCAGGGTATTGACGTGGGTTCCCATGTTAAAATGCGCGGAGTCCAGATCGGCAATGTTGAGCACATCAGCTTTGTCAACATCAAATACCCTGAAGCCCTTTTGACTGAAAAGCGCTATGTACTCCTGGAAATCAGCCTTTCCCTTAAAGCATTCGGAGATGTCACCCCGGAAGAGCTTGAAACCTTTCTGGAACAGGAAGCCAAAAAAGGCCTCAGGGTCAGGATGCTGCCCATGGGCATCACCGGATCATCATACATTGAGATCGATTACCTGGACCCGGTCCGTCACCCCCCCCTGCCCATCAACTGGTCTCCGGAAAACACCTATGTCCCTTCGGCCCCAGGGACCTTTACCCGTCTGGAAGAGACCTTTGAGTCCCTGAGCAACACCATGGCCAAGCTGGAGCAGGTGGATTTCAGGTCAACCCTGGATCACCTGGATGAATTGATTGTCAGCCTGACCGCTACAGTCAAATCCCTGGATCTGGACCACATGACTACCCAGGCCAACCTGTTCATGGATGAACTCAGAGAGACCAACTTGAGGATCTCCGGGATCCTTGGACCCTCCAGCCAGCAAATGGCTCAGGATATAAATATCTACAATATCCTGTCCGACACCAGCCATGTGATGGGCGACATCAGAAAAGGCTTTGAACGGCTGGGCATGGACCAGGAAGACGGAACCCTGGATCAGCTCTTCCAGACCATTGCCAATCTGAGCCAGGCAACAGAAGACCTGCCCCGGACCATGCAGAGTATCAGGGAAGCGGCTGATGCCATGCATCAGGGTTCAGCCGGGTTCAACCGCATGACCCGGAGGGCCCATTCCCTGATGGCCAGCCAGAACCAGAAGATCGAGGCCATCCTGAGAGACATGGAAGTCACCACCAGAAACCTGATGGACCTGACCACCGATGCCAGAAGATATCCTTCCTACTTCCTTTTCGGCGATAAGCCGTTGGAGAGTGATCCAAGATGA
- a CDS encoding ABC transporter ATP-binding protein, translating into MAEDNRPVISVQGLTMGFGNRVLMQNLNFEVFSGEIFVILGDSGSGKSTLLKHMIGLYTAQAGKILIQNQDLTSSTESGKMEILQKIGISYQSGALFGSMTLLENVRLPLEEFTDLSREAMDLVCRIKLHQVGLTGFENHMPSELSGGMQKRAAIARAMALDPGILFLDEPSAGLDPITSLELDELILSLAHSLKITFVIVTHELSSIFKIADRMIILDKKRKTAVAQGRPEDLKDNSPDPWVRAFLSREPFNRETSNHQLS; encoded by the coding sequence ATGGCTGAAGACAATAGACCGGTCATTTCCGTGCAGGGCCTGACCATGGGCTTTGGAAACAGGGTCCTGATGCAGAACCTGAATTTTGAGGTCTTTTCAGGGGAGATATTTGTCATTCTGGGTGACTCCGGCAGTGGGAAAAGTACTCTTTTAAAGCATATGATCGGCCTGTACACGGCTCAGGCCGGAAAAATACTCATCCAGAACCAGGACTTGACCAGCAGCACTGAATCAGGAAAAATGGAGATTCTTCAGAAAATCGGCATCAGTTATCAAAGCGGTGCCCTTTTTGGCTCCATGACCCTGCTGGAGAATGTCCGCCTGCCTCTGGAGGAATTCACGGACCTGTCCAGGGAGGCCATGGACCTGGTCTGCAGGATAAAACTGCACCAGGTGGGGCTTACAGGATTTGAAAATCATATGCCTTCTGAACTCAGCGGGGGCATGCAGAAACGGGCGGCCATTGCCAGGGCCATGGCCCTGGATCCGGGCATTTTGTTCCTGGACGAGCCTTCTGCCGGACTTGACCCCATCACTTCCCTTGAACTGGACGAACTCATCCTGAGCCTGGCCCACAGCCTGAAGATAACCTTTGTCATTGTCACCCATGAACTGAGCAGCATTTTCAAGATAGCTGACCGGATGATCATTCTGGACAAAAAACGCAAAACAGCTGTGGCCCAGGGTCGACCTGAAGACCTTAAAGACAATTCTCCTGATCCATGGGTCCGGGCCTTTTTGAGTCGCGAACCTTTTAACCGGGAAACTTCCAACCATCAGCTGTCATGA
- a CDS encoding ABC-type transport auxiliary lipoprotein family protein produces MKKNLISAAMVCAALLLLASCAPKKPGFERNNFLVETQRQLPAQDRLVNRPLTVRIFSVSPIYQGKEIIYRTPRNRVHSDFYNHYFVLPGPMITDSVKSWFRDSGLFASVVPVSSHLDTDLVLEGAINALYADYTDQHQPRAVLDISFLVLEFKGVEYEIVFHKQYRKETQLTTREPVQLINGLNKALNHILTLVEEDMAIKLAREEL; encoded by the coding sequence ATGAAAAAAAATCTCATTTCCGCAGCCATGGTCTGTGCAGCCCTGCTCCTGCTTGCCTCCTGCGCTCCCAAAAAGCCGGGCTTTGAAAGAAACAACTTCCTGGTTGAAACCCAGCGTCAGCTTCCAGCTCAGGACCGGCTGGTAAACAGGCCTTTAACTGTAAGGATCTTTTCGGTATCCCCCATTTATCAGGGCAAGGAAATCATCTACAGGACCCCCCGGAACAGGGTCCATTCTGATTTTTACAACCACTATTTTGTCCTGCCCGGACCCATGATTACCGATTCGGTCAAGTCCTGGTTCAGGGATTCCGGCCTGTTTGCCTCAGTGGTTCCAGTATCCAGCCACCTGGATACCGACCTGGTCCTGGAGGGAGCAATCAATGCCCTTTATGCTGACTACACTGATCAGCATCAGCCCAGGGCTGTGCTGGACATCAGCTTTCTGGTGCTTGAATTTAAAGGGGTGGAATATGAAATTGTATTTCATAAGCAGTACAGGAAAGAAACCCAGCTGACCACCCGGGAACCGGTGCAGCTGATCAACGGGCTGAACAAGGCCCTGAACCACATCCTGACCCTTGTGGAAGAAGATATGGCCATAAAGCTGGCCAGGGAGGAGTTATAG